The following are encoded together in the Mesoterricola sediminis genome:
- a CDS encoding Ldh family oxidoreductase: MKWMDEYPGTYKDCVWVGFDLLESFMRDALVAAGVPRPDAEIVADVLIESDKRGIDSHGIGRLKPIYIDRIRDGIQDPVTRIEVLRDRKTATVLDGHNGMGHVVSKKAMEMAIEKARNHGMGMSVVRNSTHYGIAGYYALMAVKAGMIGITGTNARPSIAPTFGVENMLGTNPLTFGMPSDEDFPFVLDCATSITQRGKIEHYDRIGKALTPGWVIDAEGGTRTDTAQVLKDLTRGLAALTPLGGIGEELGGYKGYGYATVVEVLCAALQGGAFLKALNGTDAEGRKAPIPLGHFFIAIDIEEFIELDRFKATTGQIMRDLRASKKAPGQEHIFTAGEKEHLAWLLRKERGCPVPEALRKDMETLRSWYGLPYAFPWDA; the protein is encoded by the coding sequence ATGAAGTGGATGGACGAGTATCCCGGAACCTACAAGGACTGCGTCTGGGTCGGCTTCGACCTGCTGGAGTCCTTCATGCGGGACGCCCTCGTCGCCGCCGGGGTGCCCAGGCCCGACGCCGAGATCGTCGCCGACGTGCTCATCGAGTCCGACAAGCGGGGCATCGACTCCCACGGCATCGGCCGGCTCAAGCCCATCTACATCGACCGCATCCGGGACGGCATCCAGGATCCCGTCACCCGGATCGAGGTGCTCCGGGACCGGAAGACCGCCACCGTCCTGGACGGCCACAACGGCATGGGCCACGTCGTCTCGAAGAAGGCCATGGAGATGGCCATCGAGAAGGCCCGGAACCACGGCATGGGCATGTCCGTCGTCCGCAACTCGACCCACTACGGCATCGCGGGCTACTACGCCCTGATGGCGGTGAAGGCGGGGATGATCGGCATCACCGGCACGAACGCGCGGCCTTCCATCGCGCCCACCTTCGGGGTGGAGAACATGCTGGGCACCAACCCCCTGACCTTCGGCATGCCCTCGGACGAGGACTTCCCCTTCGTCCTGGATTGCGCGACCTCCATCACCCAGCGCGGCAAGATCGAGCACTACGACCGCATCGGCAAGGCGCTGACCCCCGGCTGGGTCATCGACGCCGAGGGCGGCACCCGCACCGACACCGCCCAGGTCCTCAAGGACCTGACCCGGGGCCTGGCGGCCCTGACGCCCCTGGGCGGCATCGGCGAGGAGCTGGGGGGCTACAAGGGCTACGGCTACGCCACCGTCGTCGAGGTGCTGTGCGCGGCCCTGCAGGGCGGCGCCTTCCTCAAGGCCCTCAACGGGACCGACGCGGAGGGCCGCAAGGCGCCCATCCCCCTCGGCCACTTCTTCATCGCCATCGACATCGAGGAATTCATCGAGCTCGACCGCTTCAAGGCCACCACCGGCCAGATCATGCGCGACCTGCGCGCCAGCAAGAAGGCGCCCGGGCAAGAGCACATCTTCACCGCGGGGGAAAAGGAACACCTGGCCTGGCTCCTCCGCAAGGAGCGCGGCTGTCCGGTTCCCGAGGCGCTCCGGAAGGACATGGAGACCTTGAGGTCCTGGTACGGCCTGCCCTACGCTTTCCCCTGGGACGCCTGA
- a CDS encoding GNAT family N-acetyltransferase → MDVAVRRAEAGEARELGLFAEACFREAFGYLFPEDALDLVCARAFAGPLMEELVRDAAWIAEGEGGWRGYAALAARPCPAPGLPGPQAELSRLYVTAPWQGRGVSGALMTAVLAEARRRGCRSVWLEAFEGNPRALRFYGRWGFHDLGGSIKDREGIHLPHRILGTVFSA, encoded by the coding sequence ATGGACGTCGCCGTCAGGAGGGCGGAGGCCGGCGAGGCCCGCGAACTGGGGCTGTTCGCGGAGGCCTGCTTCCGGGAGGCCTTCGGCTACCTCTTCCCCGAGGACGCCCTGGACCTGGTCTGCGCGCGGGCCTTCGCGGGCCCCCTGATGGAGGAGCTGGTGCGGGACGCCGCCTGGATCGCGGAAGGGGAGGGCGGGTGGCGGGGCTACGCCGCCCTCGCCGCCCGGCCCTGTCCCGCCCCGGGCCTCCCCGGGCCCCAGGCCGAGCTGAGCCGCCTGTACGTGACCGCGCCGTGGCAGGGCCGGGGCGTCTCCGGGGCCCTGATGACCGCCGTCCTGGCCGAGGCCCGGCGCCGCGGGTGCCGCTCCGTCTGGCTCGAGGCCTTCGAGGGCAACCCGCGGGCGCTCCGCTTCTATGGCCGCTGGGGCTTCCACGACCTGGGCGGCAGCATCAAGGATCGCGAAGGCATCCATCTCCCCCACCGCATCCTCGGCACCGTGTTCTCGGCCTGA
- a CDS encoding NAD-dependent epimerase/dehydratase family protein yields MHILVTGGAGFIGSHVADRCVAEGHRVTVLDNLRSGSEANVNPRADFVRMDLRDPGLPALVGKLRPEAVLHFAAQIDVRVSCQDPVFDAEENVLATLRLIEAGLASGMARFVFASSGGAIYGEASGRQDEAHPEVPLNPYGVAKLAVDKYLAAYAVQRGLAGCSLRFSNVYGPRQGSKGEAGVVAVFCKALRAGRAPVVNGDGRQTRDFLFAPDIAEAVSLALARRATGVFNLGTGIETDIRTLAEGLCERAGVDPGAIVHAPGIAGEQRRSCLDPGKAARELDWRPRTAFAEGLGLTWDWFRAGGSAD; encoded by the coding sequence ATGCATATCCTTGTGACGGGCGGCGCCGGGTTCATCGGAAGCCATGTGGCGGACCGCTGCGTGGCTGAGGGGCACCGGGTGACGGTGCTGGACAACCTGCGGAGCGGGTCGGAGGCCAACGTGAACCCCCGCGCGGACTTCGTGCGCATGGACCTGCGGGACCCGGGGCTGCCGGCGCTGGTGGGCAAGCTGCGGCCCGAGGCGGTGCTGCACTTCGCGGCCCAGATCGACGTGCGGGTGAGCTGCCAGGATCCGGTGTTCGACGCGGAGGAGAACGTGCTGGCGACGCTGCGGCTGATCGAGGCCGGGCTGGCCTCGGGGATGGCGCGGTTCGTGTTCGCGTCCAGCGGAGGCGCGATCTACGGGGAGGCCTCGGGACGGCAGGACGAGGCGCACCCGGAGGTGCCCCTGAATCCGTACGGGGTGGCGAAGCTGGCGGTGGACAAGTATCTGGCGGCGTACGCGGTGCAGCGGGGCCTGGCGGGCTGCAGCCTGCGGTTCTCGAACGTGTACGGCCCGCGGCAGGGCTCGAAGGGGGAGGCCGGGGTGGTGGCGGTCTTCTGCAAGGCGCTGCGGGCGGGACGGGCGCCGGTGGTGAACGGGGACGGGCGGCAGACCCGGGACTTCCTGTTCGCGCCGGACATCGCGGAGGCGGTGTCGCTGGCGCTGGCGCGGCGGGCGACGGGGGTGTTCAACCTGGGGACGGGGATCGAGACGGACATCCGGACCCTGGCGGAGGGGCTGTGCGAACGGGCCGGGGTGGACCCCGGGGCCATCGTCCACGCGCCGGGGATCGCCGGGGAGCAGCGGCGGTCCTGCCTGGACCCGGGGAAGGCCGCGCGGGAGCTGGACTGGCGTCCCCGCACCGCCTTCGCCGAGGGCCTCGGCCTCACCTGGGACTGGTTCCGGGCGGGGGGCTCCGCGGACTGA